In Candidatus Limnocylindrales bacterium, the following are encoded in one genomic region:
- the coxB gene encoding cytochrome c oxidase subunit II — translation MRMLNWLPEDVSTYGKEVDSLFYLIYYITGIVFLLVTVAMIVFLIKYRYQEGRRAIYTHGSTTLEIIWTAIPAIILILLAFKSQAAWSHIKMNIPPGEVQIRVLAKQFNWDITYPGPDGKFGTEDDLPRPGDPAILDEIHVPVNKVVRVELVGKDVIHSFFLPHLRLKQDVLPGRTILAWFQATKPGRYPLPCAELCGIGHSGMLGSLIVHTPEEYAAWVKEKWPSTEKAQ, via the coding sequence ATGCGGATGTTAAATTGGCTTCCAGAAGATGTATCCACGTACGGGAAGGAAGTGGATTCCCTTTTCTATCTTATCTACTATATTACGGGAATTGTTTTCCTGCTGGTCACGGTAGCCATGATTGTGTTTCTTATTAAGTACCGCTATCAAGAGGGACGTCGGGCGATTTATACCCATGGAAGTACCACCCTCGAGATTATCTGGACCGCTATTCCGGCAATCATTTTGATTTTGCTGGCATTCAAGAGCCAAGCAGCCTGGAGTCACATCAAAATGAACATACCGCCTGGAGAGGTACAGATTCGGGTTCTTGCCAAGCAGTTCAACTGGGATATTACTTACCCGGGACCTGACGGGAAGTTTGGAACAGAAGATGATCTTCCACGTCCCGGAGATCCGGCGATACTGGATGAAATCCATGTTCCGGTTAATAAAGTAGTTCGAGTTGAGTTGGTAGGAAAGGATGTTATCCATAGCTTCTTCCTTCCCCACCTGCGTTTAAAACAAGATGTTTTACCTGGACGGACCATTTTGGCCTGGTTTCAGGCGACTAAACCGGGTAGATATCCACTTCCTTGTGCAGAACTTTGTGGAATTGGACATTCCGGAATGCTCGGTTCTTTAATCGTCCATACGCCTGAGGAGTATGCTGCGTGGGTCAAGGAAAAATGGCCCTCGACTGAAAAAGCGCAATAA
- a CDS encoding cbb3-type cytochrome c oxidase subunit I yields the protein MSESRAAKGTHEVHEAHAHPGFVRTYIFSTDHKMIGRQFLFMGLFMLIIGGLMAMLIRWELAFPEKPLPIIGASKEFIDTGEPKTSMDQTWAEWLSKPESEQNWLTKNMPMGAITAPLYNSLFTMHATLMIFFVVMPIMVGGFGNFLIPLTIGARDMAFPTLNMLSFWVGLLSGIIMLASLFVPGGPAAAGWTSYAPLTAKVEYTGVNWGQNLWCISLIVMGISSLMGSINYITTIINMRAPGMTFFRMPLITWSLFITAILLLLALPVLTSALAMLLFDRMLGTHFFLPEGGGEPILWQHLFWFFGHPEVYILVLPAMGVTSEVLSVFSRKPIFGYRGMVFAMTAIAFLSWVVWGHHMFVSGMNPLIGATFMMTTMVIAVPSAIKTFNWLGTLWGGSIRFTTPMLFGLAFVSNFVIGGLSGIFMASTPVDIFIHDTYYIVAHFHYVVAGIIFAIFAAITYWFPKMFGRMMNETLGKIHAILTFIFFNATFFPMHILGVGGHMRRIFNPMQYEFLHPLQPINVFISISAFCLGAVQLIFLFNFIWSLFAGKRADRNPWHANTLEWTTPSPPPHGNFDKIPTVYRGPYEYSSPEVAEDWLPQDRRLETTTAKGAH from the coding sequence ATGAGTGAATCCAGAGCAGCCAAAGGTACGCATGAAGTGCATGAAGCCCATGCTCATCCTGGCTTTGTGCGCACATACATCTTTTCAACCGACCATAAGATGATAGGTCGGCAGTTCCTCTTTATGGGTTTGTTCATGTTAATCATCGGGGGATTAATGGCCATGTTAATCCGATGGGAACTGGCCTTTCCTGAAAAACCACTACCGATCATCGGCGCTTCAAAAGAATTTATCGATACCGGGGAGCCCAAAACAAGCATGGATCAAACCTGGGCCGAATGGTTATCGAAACCCGAAAGCGAACAAAACTGGTTAACCAAAAACATGCCCATGGGTGCCATCACCGCACCGCTCTATAATTCCCTCTTTACCATGCATGCCACATTGATGATCTTCTTCGTGGTCATGCCTATTATGGTCGGTGGTTTTGGAAACTTTCTTATTCCCCTTACCATTGGGGCCCGGGATATGGCCTTCCCGACTCTTAATATGCTTTCCTTCTGGGTTGGCCTTCTATCCGGTATTATCATGTTAGCAAGTCTTTTTGTCCCAGGCGGGCCTGCAGCAGCAGGTTGGACCTCCTATGCACCACTTACGGCTAAAGTGGAATATACAGGTGTAAATTGGGGACAGAATCTATGGTGTATCAGCCTTATTGTCATGGGTATCTCTTCGCTTATGGGATCCATTAATTATATTACCACCATCATCAACATGCGGGCCCCTGGGATGACCTTTTTCCGAATGCCGCTGATAACCTGGTCCCTTTTCATTACAGCCATTCTCCTTCTGCTGGCCCTTCCGGTGTTAACTTCAGCCCTGGCTATGCTACTGTTTGATCGTATGCTTGGAACCCATTTCTTCCTTCCAGAAGGAGGTGGGGAGCCTATCCTCTGGCAACACCTCTTCTGGTTCTTCGGTCACCCCGAAGTTTACATTCTAGTTCTTCCCGCCATGGGGGTTACTTCGGAAGTTCTGTCTGTTTTTTCCCGTAAACCAATCTTCGGCTATCGGGGGATGGTATTTGCCATGACGGCCATTGCTTTCCTCTCCTGGGTCGTCTGGGGTCATCATATGTTTGTCAGCGGCATGAATCCCCTCATTGGGGCTACTTTCATGATGACCACCATGGTCATTGCCGTTCCTTCGGCCATCAAAACCTTTAACTGGTTAGGTACCCTGTGGGGAGGATCTATTCGATTTACAACCCCTATGCTTTTTGGCCTTGCCTTCGTGTCCAATTTCGTTATCGGTGGATTAAGCGGGATCTTTATGGCTTCAACACCGGTAGATATCTTCATCCATGATACCTATTATATTGTCGCTCATTTCCACTACGTGGTTGCCGGAATTATCTTTGCTATTTTCGCCGCTATTACTTACTGGTTCCCCAAAATGTTCGGTCGTATGATGAACGAAACCCTGGGAAAAATCCATGCAATTCTCACCTTCATCTTCTTCAATGCAACCTTCTTCCCCATGCATATTCTGGGTGTGGGTGGACATATGCGCCGGATCTTCAACCCCATGCAGTATGAATTCTTACATCCCCTCCAACCTATTAATGTGTTTATCAGCATAAGTGCTTTCTGCCTGGGGGCCGTTCAGCTTATTTTCCTGTTTAATTTCATCTGGAGTTTGTTCGCCGGAAAACGGGCGGATCGAAATCCCTGGCATGCCAATACTTTGGAGTGGACAACCCCTTCACCCCCTCCCCATGGTAATTTCGATAAAATTCCCACAGTCTATAGGGGCCCCTATGAGTATAGCTCCCCTGAAGTAGCCGAAGACTGGCTGCCTCAAGATCGGCGATTGGAAACAACCACAGCCAAAGGGGCGCATTAA